ggatcccaagcgggctccacgctgacagcagacagcccaacgcgggtctcgaGCCCACGAACCCCAGGTCGTGACCCCAGCAGAAGTCctatgtttaaccgactgagccacccaggcgcccccaatttgaAGACGCTCTTAACAGACTTCCTGAGCCTACACCTTGATCCTGTACTCGGAGATCGTCCCAGCCCAGagttgggaaggggtggggggagaggtagTCCTCCCCACTTTACCGCAGGAGGTGGAGAGTTTTGCTGGACTGCCCCTCCTCTTTTGTTCTACGGAGGGGGGCGCCCCAAGATCgccctggggtggggtggttgTGAGTGGGAGCCCCAGAGATGCTTCTGGGGTGTGGGATCTTTCTGCGTGCGAGGCTAGGAGTCGGGAAAAGGGGGCGTGGTGGTGGCTTCTGTATACAAGAAAGTTCTCGGTGTGTGGGGTCTCCgtctggggaggggccaggaaTGTCTGGAGACTCATAGAGTGGATCCCTGTGTGACAGAGGCGATCTGTGTGACAAGGTCTCCGGAAAAGCACTCTTTtttggaggggcgggggggagccaTCACCAGAGTGAGGTCCTAGTCTGTCTCTGGGGAAGTCTGGGCAGGATGTCTGAAGTTCTTGGAGAACCTGTGTGCCCCTGTGTTTCGGAGTCTCTCAGAGACAGAGCCTGGGCTGGGAATATCATTGTGGATTCGCCGTGGGGGTCCTGGGGGAGATGGGGGCGTCCTCAGCGGGTCGCCCTAGTGTGTGGCAGGATCGATGACTAGGGACAGTTTTTGGAGGGGTCAAGAAGATAAAATTGTTGAGTCCTTAGGTACAGGAGGTGGGAAGGCGGGGCGTGGGGTTCTCCAAGGGGGcatgatttgggggggggggggggagaaggaacaCCTGGGAGAGAACCTTGTAGGGAGAAATAATTGTGTGGGTCTCTATGGGGGAACAGGGACGAATGGGTCCTCAGCGAATCGCCCCTCGTGTTAGCAAGGTCTCTGGGGAGGGTCTCTGGGAGATGGCGTCAGTGGAAGTCCAGAGATCGCCCCTACCTGCCGGCGGGGGGCTTCCCGGAGAGGCGTCACGCCTTCTCGGCCGCCGGAGGGAAGGAAGCGAAGCCTTCCCCTCCTTTCCCGCCCGCCCGGCTAAACTCTGGTCCGGAAGCCCGGGACTACAGCCATCCTTAGCGGctgggagcgggggagggaagggaagggggcgtGTTCGGAGGCCAGGCAccgcccccgcccgcccggaAGGAGGCTGCCTCAGCTCAGAGCGGAGATCCCGGCCCCTGTCCTTATATGGGCAGCCGGAAGCGGCTCGCGCGCCTGCCCTACGTCATTATACCCAAATTTAGTCGTGGAAGTCTGGCGCTTCCAGTGGCCGGAAGACTCCGCTCTCCCTTCGGCGCGGCAAGGGGGGAGGGAGACGAGCCTTCCCTTAAAGGGCCCTTGCCACGAATGAATGGAGCTATAGGAACAATTTTGCATCTTGTTTTGGAGGAACTGGAGCAATAGGGCGTAGCGGAGGGTGGGGCCGATGTTTTCTATCTATCCGCTCTATCTCTGCCTTGCTCAGTTTACAGCTCCTACCCCAAGCACGCTTCCTGGGGCGCAGGGGCGGAGCAGGGCCGTGTTGTCTAAGGGGCGCAGCCACGTGTTCACCCGGACTGTCCTGTTGCCCGGGTCCTGCGTCCTGCGAGCACCCAGCCCACCCGTGGAGCTCGAGTAGAGGAAAGGGGCGGGGGGTGTTCGGTGTGGAGCGCAGGAATGACACCCAGGGCTGCGTTCGTGTCTGCAGACATCCAATGCCCGTGGAGTGGGCAGCTATGCCTAGGAGCCAGCCCCCGATGCCCGCCTGCTTACTGCCTACAGAGGAGTGAGGAGGGCTGGCTTACGCTAGAAAGACGCAAGAGCTGGAGGCCCCAGTGTCCCCTTTCACTGCAGTGGCCGTTTATTCGTTTAGCAAATATTGGACGAGTCACTCTGTCTCGATTTCCCCAGCGGAAGAAATCAGGTACAGCAGTACCCTCCGCGGAGTGGAGGTGAGGCATTTAGTAAAGGAAAACCCTTAACAGCGCCTGACGGGTAGTAAGTGCTTTCGTAAGTGTTAGCACGGTTACTGATTCAAGAAATACGAATAGGTTACtgattcaaaaaatattaactagACACCTAGTAGCTGCTAGGAACTGTGCCCACGGGGGATATACCGGTTCGAACCCCGGTCTTCCCCGGTGCGAAGGGAAACTCGCTGCCTACAAGCCACTGGGGCTTCAAACGCAAGCACGTGGGTGGACTCTGATCCCCCATCCGCCGCCCCGCTCTTCTGGGCCCGCGCGTCTGCTCATTGAGGGCCCTGGGAAAGGAGACCACCCCGAGAGCTCTGCGTGGACTGGGGAATGCTCCCCCACGCCCCAACTCCCTCCCTTCTCCCGCCTCGGTAAATTCTACCCTGTCGCTTTAAGGAGTCTCTCGCCGTGGTGCGTTGGGAAGCCCGGATGCGGCTCTCGGATTGGGCGGGGCGTCTCCGTGACTTCACCCCGGGTACAAAAGGGTCCGGGTGGCGGGCGCCGGGGCAGAGCGTCCTAGCAGTGTCACGGCGTGGGTTGGCGCGAGGGGAGAAGCGTGAACGAGCGCGTAGCCCGGAGTGCACCTGCTACCTGTCCTGCCCAGTCAGGGAGCCCCCGCCGTCCTCGCCCCCGCCGTCTAGCCGCCATGGAGGTGCAGAAGGAGGCTCAACGCATCATGACCCTGTCGGTGTGGAAGATGTACCATTCGCGCATGCAGCGCGGTGGCCTGCGGCTGCACCGGAGTCTGCAGCTGTCGCTGGTCATGCGCAGCGCGCGAGAGCTCTACCTCTCGGCCAAGGTGGAAGCCCACGAGCCCGAGGTGCCCTTGCCGCCCGTCCGCTCCTCTGATCCTCGCCTGCACCAGTTGCGGGAAGCGGAAGCTGTAGCCGAGGCAGCGCCCCCCGACGGTGAGCAGCCTTCCCCGGAGCCCATGGACACGCGGGAGGCGCCGGGAGCCGCGGAGACCCCAGCTCCCTGTGCCCCGCGCCCCACTAAAGTCAGCCGCAAGCGGCGGAGCAGCAGCCTGAGTGACGGCGGGGACGTCGGACTGGTCCCAAGCAAGAAAGCCCGTctagaagaagaggaggaggaggcaggggcctcTTCGGAGGTCCCTGATCGCCTGCAGCCACCTCCCGCTCAAGCGGAGGGCGCCTTCCCCAACCTGGCGCGCGTCCTACAGAGGCGCTTCTCTGGCCTCCTGAACTGCAGCCCCGCCGCCCCCCCGACGGCGCCGCCGGCGTGCGAGGCGAAGCCTGCCTGCCGCCCTGCGGACAGCATGCTGAACGTGCTCGTGCGGGCCGTGGTGGCCTTCTGAGGGTCCCCGAGCGGCGCTACGGGAGCCCAGAGCGCGGGCCGAACCGTCGGCCGGAGTGCGCACACCCGAGGCGAGGCCCGCCCCCGGGGGAGCGCCCGCTGAAACCGTGGAGAGGAGCTGCCGCCCGGGCTGCTGAGAGGCCTGAAGAGGGACTCTGCCCCCGGGGAGCCGTCGCCGCCTGCGCGCAGCGGCGGCGCCGAGGAGCCTGAGCGGGGAGCGCGAGCGCCTTCCGCCGAGACCTGCTGCGCCCACAGGTGCTGTCTTAACGGACTGGGACGTGgacctttccctctccttctgggactggGAGCAGGGAGGCTAGGTTCTTTAAAACTCCTCAGGGtcggactttattttttattgggagCTGTACTGCCCTTTCAAGGTTTTTCAATAGTTGGTGTTTGCATTTCCAACctcagaattccaggcaggcgctcccttcccccaccagtGACATACTTGTGCAAGCGGTCATCGTTGCGTCATGGGGCAGACGTGGGGAGCTTCCTGTTGCCTTGCGTGGGTgtggggcctgggaggagggTCTGGGGTGTGGACCGCCCTGGGGAATGGGAGGAGGGCGTCCTGAGTCACCTCGCCCCGCGCGCTGCGGGTTTGTGCCCCGCACCCCTGCGCCTTCGGCTGTATAGCGGGGGCAAGGTGGGGGCCCGATTCAATTTCAGGTTAAAATTTTCCTCGTCTGGTGCGTTAGAGGTGGTAATACGTTCCCAGTCTCCGGCGTGACCGTCcctcagacacacagacacaaccCAGACGATCCTGGTCTGAATCACAAAATCGGGTGGGGGTGTTTAGAGCGCTTGTAAGGCTGCGCTGGGACCAGTTGCTGGTGAGACTGGGCCAGTTTGGGAAGGGGAAGATTCTTGCCAGGGCGTGCTGAGGTCTGTTTACCTTTACTGTGGTGGATTCTGTTTAATTTCATCTATCTGGCTTTTTGCTAGAAACGCCAGATAGGAAAATAAAGACCATTTGAATAAAGTCTGTGCTGCCCGTCTGGTTTTCTTccctgatgggggaggggcagggttaAGGGGTCAGGAGCTGGCGGCAGCTTGCTGGGGCCCCAGAAACCGGTCTGACCGGCTATCACGTGGGTAGAGTGGGCGGGATGGGGCTGGGCCCCCTTTTCTTTGCCAGAGCGTTTCCGTGCTGGGTGCTCTGGTCCTCTGACTCCTTCAGCTCCCCCACATTCGGTGGTTCCGTCGAAATCCTGCAACTCGgggcaggcgggggcggggggggggcgcggagagGGCTTGACGAGTTCAGACCTTTGAGGGGGATTACCGATGGGTCCAGCGCCCCAAACAGAATTGGGAAGGCCACGCCTCCTTCggaggctccccccaccccacttgacCAACTGAATCAGCTTTGGCGGGGGTCCCTCAGCTTGCGGGGGAGCTGAAGTGCGCTTTGGGGCGCCCTTTATACCCTTCTTATCTCTGGCGGTACCATTTTGTGACTCAGGCTGGGAGGGGAGTTtcccagcctcagtctccccatctgtgaagtgggCCTCTAAACAGCTTCCCCGAAAGGTGGCTGTAGATGTAGAAACACCCCCCTGAGAGCCCTAGTTATTTGCTCTGGCTCCATCCCAGCTCCATTTTAGTCACCCCAGAGGAGAAAACGCTCATAATGTATCCAGTGCTGATTTAGGAGAGGGGCTG
The Panthera uncia isolate 11264 chromosome A2, Puncia_PCG_1.0, whole genome shotgun sequence genome window above contains:
- the IER2 gene encoding immediate early response gene 2 protein — protein: MEVQKEAQRIMTLSVWKMYHSRMQRGGLRLHRSLQLSLVMRSARELYLSAKVEAHEPEVPLPPVRSSDPRLHQLREAEAVAEAAPPDGEQPSPEPMDTREAPGAAETPAPCAPRPTKVSRKRRSSSLSDGGDVGLVPSKKARLEEEEEEAGASSEVPDRLQPPPAQAEGAFPNLARVLQRRFSGLLNCSPAAPPTAPPACEAKPACRPADSMLNVLVRAVVAF